The Thermoplasmata archaeon genome includes a window with the following:
- a CDS encoding putative Ig domain-containing protein, with protein MGARWALTLALGLACFGIFFPVARGANQPPYFTSTPPTTAHVGQDYIYDANATDPDNDPITYYITYKIDNMNITPDTGVFTWTPTKTGTQIITIYATDGITTATPQTFTVEVGPPQNRAPEFMGSPVLTATVGELYTCDIDAVDPDGGRVFFSLDIAPRGMTIDQLTGVISWVPGEEFANRTEFVSVIVRDETGLSNTTGFSIEVRRYIPPVNHPPVFTGSDVLNATVGQLYYYDINYTDQDNDTLTYTLELGPPGMLINSTTGVLTWVPDRLDEGTTVQVRVRVSDGKDSDTHVFTIVVKKRTIYYNEDPARASPSPEMMCFFIPALAFLVMVVAYLVATRRR; from the coding sequence ATGGGCGCCAGATGGGCTCTCACGCTCGCCCTGGGGCTCGCGTGCTTCGGTATTTTCTTTCCGGTAGCAAGAGGCGCAAACCAGCCCCCGTATTTCACAAGCACCCCTCCGACAACGGCCCATGTAGGACAGGACTATATCTACGATGCCAACGCCACTGACCCAGACAACGACCCTATTACCTATTATATCACTTATAAAATAGACAATATGAATATAACGCCGGATACAGGCGTATTCACCTGGACACCTACAAAAACGGGGACTCAGATAATAACTATATACGCAACGGACGGAATCACCACGGCAACCCCCCAGACATTCACCGTTGAGGTCGGCCCACCCCAAAACAGGGCGCCTGAGTTCATGGGGTCTCCCGTGCTCACAGCGACAGTTGGAGAGCTCTACACCTGTGACATCGACGCCGTGGACCCCGACGGTGGGAGGGTGTTTTTCTCGCTCGATATTGCCCCGAGGGGGATGACGATAGACCAGCTCACAGGCGTGATATCCTGGGTCCCCGGTGAGGAGTTCGCCAACAGGACGGAGTTCGTCTCTGTAATTGTCCGAGACGAGACGGGGCTCAGCAACACCACCGGCTTCTCAATCGAGGTGAGGAGGTACATCCCGCCGGTGAACCACCCGCCTGTCTTCACTGGCAGCGATGTCCTGAACGCGACGGTCGGCCAGCTTTACTACTACGACATCAACTACACTGACCAAGACAACGACACCCTGACCTACACCCTCGAGCTCGGCCCGCCCGGAATGCTCATCAACTCGACCACCGGCGTCCTGACATGGGTCCCCGACAGACTCGATGAGGGCACGACCGTGCAGGTCAGGGTCAGGGTCTCAGACGGGAAGGACAGCGACACCCACGTCTTCACGATTGTTGTTAAAAAAAGAACCATCTATTACAACGAGGACCCGGCCCGGGCCTCGCCCTCTCCAGAGATGATGTGCTTTTTCATACCGGCTCTAGCATTTCTCGTCATGGTGGTGGCGTACCTCGTGGCCACAAGACGCAGATAG
- a CDS encoding transketolase, producing the protein MGITDSSTGEERSYSIDELKKIAHRMRQDIILCTTSAGSGHPGGSLSAADFLTALYFRVARHDPSNPRWPGRDRIFFSKAHITPAIYSIMALSGYFPEEKLVTFRRLGSPLQGHPNWLELPGIEMSGGSLGQGFSIAVGCALNAKIYGEGYRVYVVMGDGEQQEGSIWEAAEAGAHYCLDNLTAIVDKNGLQIDGRVCDVMNIDPLADRYRAFGWNVIEADGHDMEAVVKALERARETKGKPTCVIFTTVKGKGVSFMENRPEWHGKAPKLEEGLKALKELGADPAWVDRMLRLGNEEADRIAAQYGSKIPREKRPYWWNSQEIMKVEMRPTRMGFGDALEKVGEDPRVVAFGADISDSICISQFYKPRHPERKNRWVSVGIAEQNMTTMAAGMAKEGKIPVIGSYGVFATGRNWDQLRTTVCYGNLNVKIAVAHGGVSVGPDGATHQSLEDITITSILPNMHVTVPADSIETAKATEHIILKVKGPCCVRFAREATPIVTKPETPFVFGTANVIRFRKEAEKFVDAFETIPADRYASENEDATIIACGPEVPEAMRAAYILKKEKGLEVRVLNVHTIKPLDTAAICRAAAETGLLVTAEEHQRGGFGNIVAGALATSDTLYRRSYFMRMIGVPDVFGESGQPWELIWKYGLAAEHIAEKVLELVELRKRAEKESSAWSSVVC; encoded by the coding sequence ATGGGTATAACGGACTCGAGCACAGGTGAGGAGAGGAGCTACTCCATCGACGAGCTGAAGAAAATCGCGCACAGGATGAGGCAGGACATAATCCTCTGCACGACCTCTGCCGGCTCCGGGCACCCCGGAGGCTCACTCTCGGCCGCGGACTTCCTCACAGCGCTCTACTTCAGGGTCGCTCGCCACGACCCATCGAACCCAAGGTGGCCCGGTCGGGACAGGATATTCTTCTCCAAAGCCCACATCACGCCAGCAATTTACTCGATAATGGCCCTCTCGGGCTACTTTCCCGAGGAGAAGCTCGTCACATTCAGGAGACTCGGCTCCCCTCTCCAGGGCCATCCAAACTGGCTCGAGCTCCCGGGCATCGAGATGTCGGGGGGCAGCCTGGGGCAGGGATTCAGCATTGCTGTCGGCTGCGCCCTGAATGCCAAGATATACGGCGAGGGCTACAGGGTCTATGTGGTCATGGGCGACGGTGAGCAGCAGGAGGGTTCGATATGGGAAGCAGCGGAGGCGGGCGCCCACTACTGCCTAGACAATCTGACAGCGATAGTGGACAAGAACGGACTCCAGATAGATGGAAGGGTTTGCGACGTAATGAATATCGACCCCCTCGCCGACCGCTATAGGGCCTTCGGCTGGAATGTCATCGAGGCCGACGGGCACGACATGGAGGCCGTCGTGAAGGCACTGGAGCGGGCCCGCGAGACGAAGGGCAAGCCGACCTGCGTGATTTTCACGACGGTGAAGGGCAAGGGCGTAAGCTTCATGGAGAACAGGCCTGAGTGGCACGGGAAGGCCCCGAAGCTCGAGGAGGGTTTGAAGGCGCTCAAAGAGCTCGGCGCGGACCCGGCCTGGGTTGATAGGATGCTCAGGCTCGGGAACGAGGAGGCTGACAGGATAGCCGCGCAGTACGGGAGCAAGATTCCGAGGGAGAAGAGGCCGTACTGGTGGAACTCCCAGGAAATCATGAAGGTGGAGATGAGGCCAACGAGAATGGGCTTCGGGGACGCGCTGGAGAAGGTGGGGGAGGACCCTAGGGTCGTGGCTTTCGGAGCCGACATATCTGACTCGATTTGTATCAGCCAGTTCTACAAGCCTCGCCATCCGGAAAGGAAGAATAGGTGGGTCAGCGTAGGAATCGCAGAGCAGAACATGACCACCATGGCGGCGGGGATGGCGAAGGAGGGAAAAATACCCGTGATCGGCTCCTACGGCGTCTTTGCGACGGGGCGCAACTGGGACCAGCTTAGGACCACCGTCTGCTACGGCAATCTTAACGTGAAGATTGCGGTCGCGCACGGCGGTGTTTCTGTGGGACCCGACGGAGCCACGCACCAGTCGCTCGAGGACATAACCATCACATCCATTCTGCCCAACATGCACGTTACCGTTCCCGCGGACTCCATCGAGACGGCGAAGGCGACAGAGCATATAATCCTCAAGGTCAAAGGCCCCTGCTGCGTGAGGTTTGCGAGGGAGGCGACACCAATAGTTACCAAGCCGGAGACGCCCTTTGTCTTCGGGACCGCAAACGTGATTCGGTTCAGAAAGGAAGCGGAGAAGTTCGTTGATGCCTTTGAGACAATCCCGGCGGACAGATATGCCAGCGAGAATGAGGACGCAACGATCATAGCCTGCGGACCGGAGGTCCCTGAGGCGATGCGCGCCGCTTACATTCTCAAAAAGGAGAAGGGTCTGGAGGTCAGGGTCCTGAACGTCCACACGATTAAGCCGCTCGACACCGCGGCGATATGCAGGGCCGCGGCCGAGACCGGCCTCCTGGTCACGGCCGAGGAGCACCAGAGGGGCGGCTTCGGGAACATCGTCGCGGGCGCGCTAGCGACTTCCGACACATTGTATCGCCGCTCCTATTTTATGAGAATGATCGGTGTCCCGGACGTATTCGGTGAATCGGGCCAGCCCTGGGAGCTGATCTGGAAGTACGGTCTGGCCGCGGAGCACATAGCGGAGAAGGTCCTAGAGCTGGTGGAACTCAGGAAGAGGGCCGAGAAAGAATCATCGGCTTGGAGCTCGGTCGTCTGCTGA
- a CDS encoding type II secretion system F family protein codes for MGKLETAYKEELRIPARTWFAYTFILTLVAILFEAAAVLAFPSFFESPLILVPFLSLAVLVFAVMFFYPLMRWERRGSEIDRDMHLFITRLGVLAASESARKEMFDILSKMREYRSLAVEINKIYVMVDKWNVSLERACRFVAQTTPSDLLADFLNRLAHAVEGGEPAEQFFQTEQTVVMNAYALKYQGAMTIVEWMKEIFVSIVVATLFVLVFATLAPFLIPGEDPNLWLAGAIAVFLVVEVIFLLILSVVVPGENIWHNMPIVTPVHVMIRKSLYASFFLSIGFTIIVLLIPPSKPSGLLLFVSCITCLVMLTVSDFAYPERHIVIVEGLGIAATLAIVFFVIVALTGTVYIPLAIAFILSPWVVPGHYVNMEEEKIKRRDENFAAFLRSLGAAVAATSKDITVPLSRLRRHDFGPLTKNVDDLYKRLSLRILRHKAWEYYSAETLSELISKFTEMYIEGVRQGGNPKKVSQLISDNFLKIVGLRKMRYVSASTLTGLLYGLSAVISMVLYLTLVILRNFDELAVGITETLSRGGTMGGLDVRSLMILNAGVFNFDALSLIAILFVTAHASVSAVMTRIISGGHRAGALWHLVFIVWLAAVVGVAVIESARFLLPVIPGI; via the coding sequence GTGGGCAAGCTCGAGACGGCCTATAAGGAGGAGCTCAGAATCCCGGCGAGGACTTGGTTCGCCTACACTTTCATCCTGACCCTTGTTGCCATTCTCTTTGAGGCGGCCGCGGTGCTCGCCTTCCCCTCGTTCTTCGAGTCGCCTCTCATCCTCGTCCCATTCCTCTCACTGGCCGTTCTGGTTTTTGCGGTGATGTTCTTCTACCCCTTGATGAGGTGGGAGAGGCGCGGGTCGGAGATAGACCGCGACATGCACCTCTTCATCACGCGTCTGGGCGTGCTCGCTGCCTCCGAGTCGGCCCGGAAGGAGATGTTCGACATTCTGTCGAAGATGAGGGAGTATCGCTCCCTGGCGGTCGAGATTAACAAAATATATGTTATGGTTGACAAGTGGAACGTGAGCCTGGAGCGCGCCTGCCGCTTCGTGGCCCAGACGACGCCCAGCGACCTGCTGGCGGACTTCCTAAACAGACTCGCGCACGCGGTTGAGGGGGGAGAGCCTGCAGAGCAATTCTTCCAAACGGAGCAGACCGTCGTGATGAACGCCTACGCCCTGAAGTACCAGGGTGCGATGACGATTGTCGAGTGGATGAAGGAGATATTCGTTTCCATCGTCGTGGCGACTCTCTTCGTTCTCGTGTTCGCTACACTAGCACCTTTTCTCATCCCGGGCGAGGACCCAAATCTCTGGCTAGCCGGCGCGATCGCGGTTTTTCTCGTGGTCGAGGTCATTTTCCTGCTCATTCTGAGCGTGGTCGTGCCCGGGGAGAACATCTGGCACAATATGCCTATCGTCACTCCGGTCCACGTCATGATTCGCAAGAGCCTATACGCCTCATTTTTCCTAAGCATCGGATTCACAATCATCGTGCTCCTCATACCCCCTTCAAAGCCAAGTGGCCTCCTCTTATTCGTCTCGTGCATTACCTGCCTCGTCATGCTGACTGTCAGCGATTTCGCCTATCCCGAGAGGCACATCGTGATTGTTGAGGGTTTAGGGATAGCGGCCACACTGGCAATCGTCTTTTTCGTCATCGTCGCCCTCACAGGAACGGTCTATATCCCCCTCGCCATCGCATTCATCCTTTCTCCCTGGGTGGTCCCGGGGCACTATGTCAACATGGAGGAGGAGAAGATAAAGCGCCGGGACGAGAATTTCGCCGCATTCCTTCGCTCGCTCGGCGCCGCCGTGGCCGCCACCAGCAAGGACATCACCGTGCCCCTTTCGAGGCTCCGGAGGCACGACTTCGGCCCCTTGACGAAGAACGTCGACGACCTCTACAAGAGGCTCTCCCTCAGAATCCTCAGGCACAAGGCCTGGGAGTACTACAGCGCCGAGACCCTCTCCGAGCTGATATCGAAATTCACGGAGATGTATATCGAGGGTGTCAGGCAGGGCGGAAACCCGAAGAAGGTGAGCCAGCTCATCAGCGACAACTTCCTGAAAATCGTGGGCCTGAGAAAAATGAGGTACGTCTCGGCCTCTACGCTGACGGGCCTTCTCTATGGCCTGAGCGCAGTCATATCGATGGTGCTTTACCTGACCCTCGTGATTCTCAGGAATTTCGACGAGCTCGCGGTGGGCATCACCGAGACCCTGAGCCGGGGTGGGACGATGGGCGGGCTCGATGTCAGGAGCCTGATGATTCTGAACGCGGGCGTCTTCAACTTCGACGCCCTCAGTCTCATCGCCATTCTGTTCGTAACGGCCCACGCGTCGGTCTCGGCCGTGATGACAAGAATCATCAGTGGCGGCCACAGGGCCGGCGCCCTCTGGCATCTGGTCTTCATTGTATGGCTCGCGGCTGTGGTGGGCGTGGCTGTGATCGAGAGCGCAAGATTCCTCCTGCCGGTAATACCCGGTATCTAA
- a CDS encoding ARMT1-like domain-containing protein produces the protein MRVAPECVPCLMRRVIYEAELVSPSKVPAAILAACRVFSTRYRPDRVSARLATEVHREVYRVLGSRDPYREVKRKSNEIVLGLLPHARRLVSQSADTLETSALCSIAGNILDFGIRSDVKGPEDLLPMFKKIIAQGLAVNDLPRARRYLRRGARVLYFADNCGEIVLDTLVLRSLRSLGCWVSLVVKGEPILTDATLEDVEQLGLRNEADEVLDTGCFAVGIDFERAPRALRRALRSADLIISKGMANFESFSGTGHGPIIHLMRSKCAPVARAAGVPLDANVAKLCAKGARERRAFR, from the coding sequence GTGAGGGTGGCGCCTGAGTGCGTCCCCTGCTTGATGCGCAGGGTGATATACGAAGCGGAGCTTGTGAGCCCATCCAAGGTGCCGGCCGCCATCCTGGCGGCCTGCCGGGTCTTCTCGACAAGGTACAGGCCAGACAGGGTATCCGCTCGTCTGGCCACCGAGGTCCATAGGGAGGTCTACAGGGTGCTGGGGTCGAGGGACCCCTACCGGGAGGTCAAGAGGAAGAGCAACGAAATAGTTCTGGGTCTCCTCCCCCACGCCCGGCGCTTGGTCTCACAATCCGCGGATACCCTCGAAACCTCCGCCCTGTGCTCCATCGCCGGCAACATCCTCGACTTCGGCATCCGCTCTGATGTGAAGGGGCCGGAGGACCTCCTGCCGATGTTCAAAAAAATCATTGCCCAAGGGCTTGCGGTCAATGACCTCCCGAGAGCGCGCCGGTACCTGCGGAGGGGCGCTAGGGTGCTCTACTTCGCCGATAATTGCGGCGAGATAGTGCTGGACACACTCGTGCTCCGCTCGCTGCGCTCCCTGGGGTGTTGGGTGTCCCTAGTCGTCAAAGGGGAACCGATTCTCACCGACGCAACCCTCGAGGATGTCGAACAGCTCGGGCTCAGGAATGAGGCCGACGAGGTGCTCGACACCGGGTGCTTCGCTGTGGGGATTGACTTTGAGAGAGCCCCGCGCGCGCTCAGGCGAGCCCTGCGGAGCGCGGATTTGATTATTAGCAAGGGTATGGCGAACTTCGAGTCCTTCTCCGGAACTGGGCACGGGCCTATCATCCATCTGATGAGGTCAAAGTGCGCTCCCGTCGCGAGGGCCGCGGGCGTCCCGCTGGACGCGAACGTGGCTAAGCTCTGCGCCAAGGGGGCGAGGGAACGTCGTGCCTTCCGATGA
- a CDS encoding Ig-like domain-containing protein — protein MRFKAALALVLIVVLPFHLPCAGEARAPSVSIEWPGQNDVVAGEVNVSGSASPGTVLVELRVDGASWAPANGTEAWVFALDTTTLPDGAHTIQCRAFDGAGYSPTLSVEFTVNNTPPHALELTLTLSPEHVSTNDTFTASGRARLDTGVAAGGEYVELSIGGAMCSTRTDRRGYYSATIQAPGEPGRYMVKARMILGNLSASAQDELEVAMPNPPDLSIVPADIFFSPPQPSAGREVLISAIVRNLGAGSASATVEFSSPSHVSESVRISVKVSWNATVSWSLPAGTHAITVRLLDISPWDADSTNNEASTSLRVYARPDLVVEALVFSNSRPYNGTVISIQARVRNIGEREARGTVSFYDGNPLSASLLGRVVVTVPANSTRIAVVHWEAALGEHEVHALVHDVDPEEATESNNHLSRALEVWPRPSPEPEQPAPGPGPLLALVALFIAIIISRGRAA, from the coding sequence GTGAGATTTAAAGCGGCGTTAGCATTGGTTCTCATCGTCGTGCTTCCCTTCCACCTGCCATGCGCGGGCGAGGCACGCGCGCCATCGGTCAGCATCGAGTGGCCAGGCCAGAACGACGTTGTCGCGGGCGAGGTCAATGTCTCCGGCTCGGCCTCGCCCGGGACGGTGCTCGTGGAGCTAAGGGTCGATGGAGCCTCTTGGGCCCCCGCGAACGGGACAGAGGCCTGGGTGTTCGCCCTCGACACCACCACGCTCCCTGATGGCGCTCACACGATTCAATGCAGGGCGTTCGACGGAGCAGGCTACTCCCCCACACTCTCCGTCGAGTTCACTGTGAACAACACCCCACCGCACGCGCTCGAGCTCACCCTCACACTCTCCCCCGAGCATGTCAGCACTAACGACACCTTCACGGCCTCCGGCAGAGCCCGCCTCGACACGGGCGTCGCAGCTGGAGGAGAATATGTCGAGCTAAGCATCGGGGGAGCGATGTGCAGCACCAGAACGGACAGGAGGGGCTACTACTCTGCCACCATCCAGGCGCCCGGAGAGCCGGGGAGATATATGGTGAAGGCAAGAATGATTCTGGGGAACCTGAGCGCCAGCGCCCAAGACGAGCTCGAGGTTGCGATGCCCAACCCTCCAGACCTCTCCATCGTCCCCGCCGACATCTTCTTCTCCCCTCCACAGCCCTCCGCGGGGCGGGAGGTGTTGATCAGCGCTATAGTGCGGAACCTCGGCGCTGGGAGCGCAAGCGCCACGGTGGAGTTCAGCTCCCCGAGTCACGTGTCCGAGAGCGTAAGGATATCGGTCAAAGTTAGCTGGAACGCAACGGTGAGCTGGTCCCTTCCCGCCGGCACCCATGCCATCACCGTCCGTCTTCTCGACATCAGCCCCTGGGACGCGGACTCCACCAACAACGAAGCATCGACATCGCTCAGGGTATATGCCAGACCGGACCTAGTGGTCGAGGCACTGGTCTTCTCGAACTCAAGACCCTACAATGGAACGGTGATATCCATTCAAGCGCGTGTGAGGAATATCGGAGAGAGGGAGGCCCGGGGCACGGTCAGCTTCTACGACGGCAACCCCCTCTCGGCCTCGCTGCTTGGACGCGTGGTCGTGACGGTGCCCGCCAATTCAACAAGAATTGCGGTGGTGCACTGGGAGGCCGCTCTGGGAGAGCACGAAGTGCACGCGCTCGTGCACGACGTTGACCCTGAGGAGGCGACAGAGTCAAATAACCACCTCAGTAGAGCGCTCGAGGTCTGGCCGAGGCCTTCCCCAGAGCCGGAGCAGCCGGCCCCCGGCCCCGGCCCGCTCCTCGCACTAGTTGCGCTGTTCATTGCTATTATCATCTCGCGTGGTAGAGCGGCGTAA
- a CDS encoding Lrp/AsnC family transcriptional regulator: protein MELGGLSWNERLTLYGLVRHPELSDRLLSRVLGLKSPTLTAARRKLRSEGWYRVVRVPILGRLGGELLCVARARLNICKPREALLRAMKGPLAEIGSVFFAIADRLNLICLSMCTNFTQAWSDSERLHSLLTERGALAPGSAGRPATILPLSHMSLVRFLDFASTAHYSLGIQGPPPEPASPTDAGKDGPVHLSRVERAVYCGLVKFPELSDRALAKKVGVARQSVSRIRRRLGKAGLLLTVAVPDIRRLGPEILALWELEFRPATSVGERAKAIEGALRAFPAFLHLISGREGVVMGLVKDFSALQRIYTEFLKIHLDKGYFTEEPRLTPLSIRELSVVKDFTFAPIVEWAVGAED from the coding sequence ATGGAGCTTGGGGGCCTTTCCTGGAATGAGAGGTTGACTCTTTACGGTCTGGTGCGCCATCCGGAGCTCAGTGACCGCCTTCTATCCAGAGTGCTGGGCCTTAAAAGCCCGACGCTCACGGCCGCGCGCCGCAAGCTGAGGAGCGAGGGTTGGTATAGGGTCGTGAGGGTCCCCATACTAGGTCGGCTGGGCGGGGAGCTGCTCTGCGTGGCGCGAGCTAGGTTAAACATTTGCAAACCCAGGGAGGCTTTGCTAAGGGCCATGAAGGGCCCCCTCGCGGAGATCGGGAGCGTTTTCTTTGCCATCGCCGACCGCCTGAACCTCATCTGCCTCTCGATGTGCACCAATTTCACCCAAGCTTGGAGCGATTCGGAGAGGCTCCACTCTCTCCTGACTGAGAGAGGTGCCCTAGCCCCAGGCTCCGCAGGAAGGCCTGCAACGATTCTGCCCCTCAGCCACATGAGCCTTGTCCGCTTCCTAGATTTCGCGTCCACAGCCCATTACTCGCTCGGAATTCAGGGCCCGCCGCCGGAGCCGGCGTCACCCACCGACGCGGGGAAGGACGGGCCGGTCCACCTGAGCCGGGTTGAGAGGGCGGTCTACTGTGGTCTGGTCAAATTCCCGGAGCTATCGGACAGAGCCCTAGCGAAGAAAGTGGGCGTCGCCAGACAGTCCGTAAGCAGAATTCGGAGGAGGCTGGGGAAGGCAGGCCTGCTCCTAACGGTGGCGGTCCCGGACATCAGGAGGCTTGGACCGGAGATTCTCGCCTTGTGGGAATTAGAGTTCAGACCGGCCACATCCGTGGGCGAGCGGGCAAAGGCGATCGAGGGGGCATTGAGGGCCTTTCCGGCCTTTCTCCATCTCATCAGCGGAAGAGAGGGCGTGGTAATGGGGCTGGTTAAGGACTTCTCAGCCCTCCAGAGAATCTACACGGAATTCCTGAAAATCCACCTAGACAAGGGATATTTTACAGAGGAACCCCGCCTCACGCCGCTCTCTATCCGGGAGCTGAGCGTCGTTAAGGACTTTACTTTCGCCCCGATTGTGGAGTGGGCGGTTGGAGCGGAGGACTGA
- a CDS encoding mRNA surveillance protein pelota, with translation MRVIYRDPKGLKLKLFIDNLDDLWHLYNIIERGDRVGAMSARREETGRDRIRQERGEKRRMWLEVEAQDIEFSEFSDRLRVGGPIREGPDDVGGHHTLNLEKGMEVSITKEDWKDHQIQLIKEAVEATARPLLTFISIDDEEATLATLHHHGVKWVATVHSRLPGKDQGGRERAKEEYFGDVLATLAQVKKEGPVVICGPGFTRDEFVRWGKERRPELFEGCTVEGTSQAGMPGIYEMMKRDIVSRVIAATRVAQETAAVEQLLTEVARDGPATYGLKEVETALEAGAVLRLLVTDELMRSGRADRLFELAKRTGAEYMVVSTAHDSGRKLASLGGAGALLRYRIPS, from the coding sequence GTGAGAGTAATCTACCGAGACCCAAAGGGACTGAAGCTGAAGCTCTTCATAGACAACCTCGACGACCTATGGCACCTCTACAACATCATTGAGCGTGGTGACCGTGTCGGCGCGATGAGCGCCCGGAGGGAGGAGACGGGCCGGGACCGAATTCGGCAGGAGAGAGGCGAGAAGAGGAGGATGTGGCTCGAAGTCGAGGCACAGGACATAGAATTCAGCGAATTCTCTGACAGGCTGAGGGTAGGGGGACCGATAAGAGAGGGGCCGGACGACGTTGGGGGCCACCACACCCTCAATCTCGAGAAGGGGATGGAGGTCTCGATAACCAAGGAGGACTGGAAGGATCACCAGATTCAGCTCATCAAAGAGGCGGTGGAGGCAACGGCCAGACCATTGCTCACTTTCATCTCCATCGACGACGAGGAGGCGACGCTGGCCACCCTTCACCACCATGGCGTCAAGTGGGTGGCTACGGTCCATTCCCGTCTCCCGGGGAAGGACCAAGGGGGCCGGGAGCGCGCCAAGGAGGAATACTTCGGTGACGTTCTGGCGACGCTTGCGCAGGTCAAGAAGGAGGGGCCAGTCGTCATCTGCGGCCCCGGCTTCACAAGGGACGAGTTCGTGAGGTGGGGCAAGGAGAGAAGGCCCGAGCTCTTCGAGGGCTGCACCGTTGAGGGAACCAGCCAGGCCGGGATGCCCGGCATATACGAGATGATGAAGCGGGACATTGTGTCGAGGGTGATCGCGGCAACCCGCGTGGCGCAGGAGACCGCCGCCGTCGAGCAGCTCCTCACCGAGGTGGCGAGGGACGGTCCCGCGACGTACGGTCTCAAAGAGGTCGAGACGGCGCTTGAGGCGGGGGCGGTTCTCAGGCTTCTAGTCACCGACGAGCTGATGAGGAGTGGCCGGGCCGACAGACTCTTTGAGCTGGCGAAGCGCACAGGAGCCGAATACATGGTGGTCTCCACCGCACACGATTCGGGCAGGAAGCTGGCCAGCCTGGGAGGAGCAGGAGCTCTGCTAAGATATAGGATCCCTTCGTAA
- a CDS encoding translation initiation factor IF-5A, with product MSRTLAEVRELKEGRYIIIDEEPCKILSITTSKPGKHGEAKARIDAIGLFDGKTRSVVYPVKHKVGVPIIDKRSAQVLAIQGDIVQLMDMTTYEQFELPLDPELKGSIKEGQEVMYVVALEKRKIMRL from the coding sequence ATGTCGAGGACACTTGCGGAGGTCCGGGAGCTCAAGGAGGGCCGCTACATCATCATAGACGAAGAGCCCTGCAAGATTCTCAGCATCACAACATCCAAACCGGGGAAACATGGCGAGGCCAAGGCCCGGATAGACGCAATCGGCCTCTTCGACGGGAAAACGAGATCCGTCGTCTACCCAGTCAAGCACAAGGTCGGTGTGCCGATAATTGACAAGAGGAGCGCTCAGGTGCTGGCGATTCAGGGGGACATCGTCCAGCTCATGGACATGACCACCTACGAGCAGTTCGAGCTCCCCCTCGACCCGGAGCTCAAGGGGTCGATAAAGGAGGGGCAAGAGGTCATGTACGTTGTTGCGCTCGAAAAGCGTAAGATAATGAGGCTCTGA
- the speB gene encoding agmatinase, with translation MGARPTVFADARAARKGAGFVILGVPYDTTSSFRPGARFAPNAIREASWNFETYLPELGVDLTDIQIHDAGNLEEVGPPEELVEEVRRATEGILDGGSFPVLLGGEHSLTPGAVGAMKEKVDIGVIVLDAHMDFRNEYLRLRHSHACATRRCSELVGPEAVVPIGVRSVSREEMEDINGRYRGRFKYIGAEEVRRGGIGPAVRKALRWVGRRSIYLSLDMDALDPAYAPATGTPEPFGLTPWDVRDAIRLLAPRLVGFDIVEISPGYDTGNTAALGARLVRELMAAVHGAREGR, from the coding sequence ATGGGGGCCCGCCCCACCGTATTCGCCGATGCCAGAGCCGCCCGGAAAGGCGCCGGGTTCGTGATTCTGGGAGTGCCATACGACACCACCTCCTCCTTCAGGCCGGGAGCAAGGTTCGCACCCAATGCTATTCGAGAGGCCTCCTGGAACTTCGAGACCTATCTGCCCGAGCTCGGTGTGGACCTCACCGACATTCAGATTCACGACGCTGGCAACTTGGAGGAGGTCGGCCCGCCGGAGGAGCTCGTGGAGGAGGTCCGGAGGGCGACGGAGGGAATTCTCGATGGCGGCTCCTTTCCCGTCCTCCTGGGCGGGGAGCACTCCCTGACCCCGGGCGCTGTGGGAGCGATGAAGGAGAAAGTGGACATCGGTGTCATCGTCCTGGACGCCCACATGGACTTCAGGAATGAGTACCTGAGGCTCAGGCACAGCCACGCCTGCGCCACGAGGCGGTGTAGCGAGCTCGTTGGGCCGGAGGCCGTGGTGCCCATAGGGGTCCGGTCTGTTTCCCGGGAGGAGATGGAGGATATAAACGGGAGGTATAGGGGCAGGTTCAAGTATATAGGCGCGGAGGAGGTTAGGCGCGGCGGCATCGGACCCGCTGTAAGGAAGGCCCTCCGTTGGGTGGGGCGGAGGAGCATCTACCTGAGTCTTGACATGGACGCACTAGACCCTGCCTACGCCCCAGCCACAGGCACCCCGGAGCCCTTTGGTTTGACTCCGTGGGACGTCAGGGACGCCATAAGACTTCTGGCGCCCAGGCTCGTCGGCTTCGACATCGTCGAGATCTCGCCCGGCTACGACACGGGCAATACTGCCGCTCTTGGAGCGAGACTGGTACGTGAACTCATGGCGGCGGTGCACGGGGCGAGAGAGGGGAGATAG